A single window of Lagopus muta isolate bLagMut1 chromosome 23, bLagMut1 primary, whole genome shotgun sequence DNA harbors:
- the LOC125704001 gene encoding zinc finger and BTB domain-containing protein 8A-like isoform X3: MEISSHQFQLLEQLNEQRKQDLFCDCSILVEGKVFKAHRNVLFASSGYFKMLLSQSSKDTSQPTVATFEVFSPETFMVILDFVYSGVLPLTGQNVIEVMSAASYLQMTDILNVCKTFIKSSLDINEKEKDHYLGLSAKSTNGEPAHASLYRSRRKAKSNPRRSYSIPDEKADVVNENSWSSYSTYLSSQVILQRAETQLSKRGRKQGSARKRRKHLGLSQTREFVQGRASKAERAEGCNASDCSHDSRAKEEAEFDAENDVDRADDGYDQESEVTPKRWAVAQLEELSQTSEFMELKAEELYSSVPTVLGVMSSWNEDALPRLRFKCPFCTHTVKRRADLKRHLRCHTGERPYPCEACGKRFTRLEHLRNHFQTIHQAGKLICRKCKRQVSEQTGCVVQQGTRRYRLCHKCVTATSPEGSPEGAGAEHGPASAGGSKHSRWALEEDQRSDGDAVEEEPYDLVVRRGADGAAGEADEKMKPNLR; encoded by the exons ATGGAGATTTCTTCCCACCAGTTTCAGCTCCTGGAGCAGCTGAATGAACAACGGAAGCAGGACTTGTTCTGCGACTGCAGCATCCTGGTGGAGGGGAAGGTGTTCAAAGCACACCGAAATGTGCTGTTTGCCAGCAGCGGGTACTTCAAGATGCTCCTTTCGCAGAGCTCCAAGGACACCAGCCAGCCCACCGTAGCCACCTTCGAGGTCTTCTCTCCAGAGACGTTTATGGTTATCCTGGACTTTGTGTACTCAGGAGTATTGCCCCTAACGGGTCAAAACGTGATAGAGGTCATGTCGGCAGCCAGCTACCTGCAGATGACAGACATCCTTAATGTCTGTAAGACGTTCATTAAGTCGTCTCTGGATATTAATGAGAAGGAGAAGGATCACTACCTGGGCCTCTCAGCCAAAAGCACAAACGGTGAACCTGCTCACGCATCGCTTTATCGCTcaaggaggaaagcaaagagcaacCCGAGGCGCTCCTATTCCATTCCAGATGAAAAGGCAGACGTGGTGAATGAGAATTCCTGGAGCAGTTACAGCACTTATCTGTCCTCACAGGTGATCCTTCAGCGGGCGGAAACGCAGCTCTCAAAGAGGGGCAGAAAGCAGGGCTCGGCCAGGAAGCGGCGGAAGCACTTGGGGCTGTCACAGACACGAGAATTTGTGCAGGGCAGAGCAAGTAAAGCTGAGCGGGCTGAGGGCTGTAATGCATCAGATTGCAGCCACGACTCCCGAGCTAAAGAGGAGGCTGAATTTGATGCCGAGAATGATGTTGATCGCGCCGATGATGGATATGATCAGGAATCAGAAGTGACACCCAAGAGGTGGGCTGTTGCTCAGCTGGAAGAGCTGTCACAAACTTCTGAGTTCATGgaattaaaagcagaagaacTGTACAGCTCAGTGCCCACAGTTTTAGGTGTTATGAGTAGTTGGAATGAAG ATGCCCTGCCTCGCCTGCGGTTCAAGTGCCCCTTCTGCACGCACACGGTGAAGCGCCGCGCCGACCTGAAGCGCCACCTGCGGTGCCACACGGGCGAGCGGCCGTACCCATGTGAGGCATGCGGGAAGAGGTTCACCCGGCTGGAGCACCTGCGGAACCACTTCCAAACG ATACATCAAGCCGGCAAACTCATCTGCAGGAAGTGCAAGCGCCAGGTGAGCGAGCAGACGGGCTGCGTTGTGCAGCAGGGAACGCGGCGCTACAGGCTGTGCCACAAATGTGTGACAGCGACCAGCCCTGAGGGCAGCCCCGAAGGAGCGGGCGCAGAACACGGCCCTGCCAGCGCCGGGGGGAGCAAACATTCCAGGTGGGCTTTGGAGGAGGATCAGAGGTCGGATGGTGACGCAGTGGAGGAGGAGCCGTATGATCTGGTTGTGCGCCGTGGTGCCGATGGCGCTGCAGGCGAGGCGGATGAAAAGATGAAACCAAATCTTAGGTAG
- the ZBTB8A gene encoding zinc finger and BTB domain-containing protein 8A, with amino-acid sequence MEISSHQFHLLQQLNEQRRQDLFCDCSILVEGKVFKAHRNVLFASSGYFKMLLSQSSKEMTQPTTATFQAFSPDTFTVILDFVYSGKLSLTGQNVIEVMSAASYLQMTDVISVCKTFIKSSLDISEKEKDRYFSLSDKEANSNGGEQPCPYGAGWRAESPPHSHSNPDQGTCVRGNAWSNFSYYPAQRNAQQQPSKHEQRQDSTKKSRHLGLQQPADIPHYKASKLEDRAAEPAGHISQSEDQVQMEPEVESPHVGYPYGQGSDVLPRSLAVPQQERDSPRPSSKSRSPKADEQYPSMPSIVGVMGGWAEDDLPRMRFKCPFCTHMVKRKADLKRHLRCHTGERPYPCEACGKRFSRLDHLSSHFRTIHQACKLICRKCKRHVTELTGQVVQEGTRRYRLCNECLAEAGIDSIRIDLEAEAPLEFPPDGDKDSRWHYGEDNKSDVEIVEDGSSDLVIQQVDDSEDEAEEKEVKPNIR; translated from the exons ATGGAGATTTCGTCCCACCAGtttcacctcctgcagcagctcaatGAGCAGCGCAGACAGGACTTGTTCTGCGACTGCAGCATCCTGGTGGAGGGGAAGGTGTTCAAAGCACACCGAAATGTGCTGTTTGCCAGCAGCGGGTACTTCAAGATGCTCCTTTCGCAGAGCTCCAAGGAAATGACTCAGCCCACCACAGCCACTTTCCAGGCATTTTCTCCTGACACTTTTACCGTTATTCTGGATTTTGTGTATTCGGGCAAACTGTCTCTCACCGGTCAGAACGTCATCGAAGTGATGTCGGCCGCCAGCTACCTGCAGATGACCGATGTCATCAGTGTGTGCAAAACGTTCATTAAGTCGTCGCTGGACATCAGTGAGAAGGAGAAGGATCGCTACTTCAGCCTTTCAGACAAGGAGGCGAATTCCAACGGCGGGGAGCAGCCGTGTCCCTATGGCGCGGGCTGGAGGGCAGAAAGCCCCCCGCATTCGCACTCGAATCCAGACCAAGGGACGTGTGTGAGGGGAAACGCCTGGAGCAATTTCAGCTACTATCCAGCTCAAAGGAACGCGCAGCAGCAGCCGTCCAAACACGAGCAAAGGCAGGATTCCACAAAGAAATCCCGGCACCTGGgactgcagcagcctgctgacATTCCTCACTATAAAGCAAGCAAACTCGAGGACCGGGCTGCTGAGCCTGCGGGCCACATTTCTCAATCTGAGGACCAGGTCCAGATGGAGCCAGAAGTGGAATCTCCTCACGTGGGTTATCCGTATGGCCAGGGCTCTGATGTGCTCCCCAGGAGTTTGGCTGTGCCGCAGCAGGAGCGCGACTCGCCCCGACCTTCCAGCAAATCCAGGTCTCCCAAAGCAGACGAGCAGTACCCCAGCATGCCCTCCATTGTAGGTGTGATGGGCGGCTGGGCTGAAG ATGATCTGCCCAGGATGAGGTTCAAGTGCCCGTTCTGCACTCACATGGTGAAAAGAAAGGCCGACCTGAAGCGTCACCTGCGGTGCCACACAGGAGAGCGGCCGTACCCGTGTGAGGCGTGCGGGAAGAGGTTCAGCAGGCTGGATCACCTCAGCAGCCACTTCCGCACC ATTCATCAGGCTTGCAAGCTCATCTGCAGGAAGTGTAAACGCCACGTGACTGAGCTGACGGGGCAGGTGGTGCAGGAGGGCACGAGGCGCTACAGGCTCTGCAATGAGTGCCTGGCTGAGGCCGGCATCGACAGCATTCGCATTGACTTGGAGGCTGAAGCACCCCTTGAATTTCCTCCAGATGGGGACAAGGATTCCAGGTGGCACTATGGGGAAGACAACAAATCTGATGTGGAGATCGTGGAGGATGGCTCATCCGATCTGGTCATCCAGCAAGTTGATGACAGTGAGGatgaagcagaggagaaggaagtAAAACCAAATATTAGGTAG
- the RBBP4 gene encoding histone-binding protein RBBP4 isoform X1 — protein sequence MADKEAAFDDAVEERVINEEYKIWKKNTPFLYDLVMTHALEWPSLTAQWLPDVTRPEGKDFSIHRLVLGTHTSDEQNHLVIASVQLPNDDAQFDASHYDSEKGEFGGFGSVSGKIEIEIKINHEGEVNRARYMPQNPCIIATKTPSSDVLVFDYTKHPSKPDPSGECNPDLRLRGHQKEGYGLSWNPNLSGHLLSASDDHTICLWDISAVPKEGKVVDAKTIFTGHTAVVEDVSWHLLHESLFGSVADDQKLMIWDTRSNNTSKPSHSVDAHTAEVNCLSFNPYSEFILATGSADKTVALWDLRNLKLKLHSFESHKDEIFQVQWSPHNETILASSGTDRRLNVWDLSKIGEEQSPEDAEDGPPELLFIHGGHTAKISDFSWNPNEPWVICSVSEDNIMQVWQMAENIYNDEDPEGSVDPEGQGS from the exons ATGGCGGACAAGGAAG CAGCCTTCGATGACGCCGTCGAAGAACGTGTGATCAACGAGGAGTacaaaatatggaaaaagaaCACACCCTTCTTGTACGACTTGGTAATGACCCACGCTCTGGAGTGGCCCAGCCTGACTGCTCAGTGGCTTCCTGATGTGACGAG GCCTGAGGGCAAAGATTTCAGCATTCACCGGTTGGTCCTGGGGACTCACACTTCAGATGAACAAAACCATCTCGTGATAGCAAGTGTGCAGCTGCCTAATGATGATGCACAGTTTGATGCCTCACACTACGACAGTGAGAAAGGAG agttTGGAGGCTTTGGGTCTGTTAGCGGAAAAATTGAGATTGAAATCAAGATAAATCATGAGGGAGAAGTGAACAGAGCACGTTACATGCCACAGAACCCCTGCATCATTGCCACAAAGACTCCATCCAGTGACGTCCTCGTCTTCGATTACACCAAACATCCTTCTAAGCCAG ACCCGTCTGGAGAGTGCAACCCGGATCTGCGTCTGCGTGGGCACCAGAAGGAAGGCTATGGGCTGTCGTGGAACCCAAACCTGAGCGGGCATTTGCTCAGTGCTTCTGATGATCAT accatTTGCTTGTGGGATATAAGTGCTGTTCCAAAAGAAGGTAAAGTGGTGGATGCAAAGACCATCTTCACGGGGCACACAGCTGTAGTGGAAGATGTCTCCTGGCACCTGCTCCACGAATCTCTTTTTGGATCCGTTGCTGATGATCAGAAGCTCATGAT ctgGGACACGCGGTCGAACAACACCTCCAAACCCAGCCATTCCGTGGATGCTCACACAGCTGAAGTCAACTGCCTCTCTTTCAATCCCTACAGCGAGTTCATCCTGGCTACGGGATCAGCTGATAAG ACTGTTGCGCTGTGGGACTTGAGGAACCTGAAGCTGAAGTTGCACTCCTTTGAATCACataaagatgaaatatttcag GTTCAGTGGTCGCCCCACAATGAAACCATATTGGCCTCCAGTGGCACCGACCGCCGGCTGAACGTCTGGGACTTGAG taaAATCGGAGAAGAGCAGTCCCCCGAGGATGCTGAGGATGGTCCCCCAGAACTGCTG TTCATTCATGGTGGTCACACTGCAAAGATCTCCGACTTCTCCTGGAATCCCAACGAGCCCTGGGTGATCTGTTCTGTATCAGAAGACAACATCATGCAAGTGTGGCAGATG GCAGAGAACATATATAATGATGAAGACCCAGAAGGAAGCGTGGATCCAGAAGGTCAAGGATCTTAG
- the LOC125704001 gene encoding zinc finger and BTB domain-containing protein 8A-like isoform X1, producing MLTFVLCFRGTFWRSLIGMEISSHQFQLLEQLNEQRKQDLFCDCSILVEGKVFKAHRNVLFASSGYFKMLLSQSSKDTSQPTVATFEVFSPETFMVILDFVYSGVLPLTGQNVIEVMSAASYLQMTDILNVCKTFIKSSLDINEKEKDHYLGLSAKSTNGEPAHASLYRSRRKAKSNPRRSYSIPDEKADVVNENSWSSYSTYLSSQVILQRAETQLSKRGRKQGSARKRRKHLGLSQTREFVQGRASKAERAEGCNASDCSHDSRAKEEAEFDAENDVDRADDGYDQESEVTPKRWAVAQLEELSQTSEFMELKAEELYSSVPTVLGVMSSWNEDALPRLRFKCPFCTHTVKRRADLKRHLRCHTGERPYPCEACGKRFTRLEHLRNHFQTIHQAGKLICRKCKRQVSEQTGCVVQQGTRRYRLCHKCVTATSPEGSPEGAGAEHGPASAGGSKHSRWALEEDQRSDGDAVEEEPYDLVVRRGADGAAGEADEKMKPNLR from the exons ATGCTTACGTTTGTTTTGTGCTTTAGAGGAACCTTCTGGCGCTCCCTTATTGGAATGGAGATTTCTTCCCACCAGTTTCAGCTCCTGGAGCAGCTGAATGAACAACGGAAGCAGGACTTGTTCTGCGACTGCAGCATCCTGGTGGAGGGGAAGGTGTTCAAAGCACACCGAAATGTGCTGTTTGCCAGCAGCGGGTACTTCAAGATGCTCCTTTCGCAGAGCTCCAAGGACACCAGCCAGCCCACCGTAGCCACCTTCGAGGTCTTCTCTCCAGAGACGTTTATGGTTATCCTGGACTTTGTGTACTCAGGAGTATTGCCCCTAACGGGTCAAAACGTGATAGAGGTCATGTCGGCAGCCAGCTACCTGCAGATGACAGACATCCTTAATGTCTGTAAGACGTTCATTAAGTCGTCTCTGGATATTAATGAGAAGGAGAAGGATCACTACCTGGGCCTCTCAGCCAAAAGCACAAACGGTGAACCTGCTCACGCATCGCTTTATCGCTcaaggaggaaagcaaagagcaacCCGAGGCGCTCCTATTCCATTCCAGATGAAAAGGCAGACGTGGTGAATGAGAATTCCTGGAGCAGTTACAGCACTTATCTGTCCTCACAGGTGATCCTTCAGCGGGCGGAAACGCAGCTCTCAAAGAGGGGCAGAAAGCAGGGCTCGGCCAGGAAGCGGCGGAAGCACTTGGGGCTGTCACAGACACGAGAATTTGTGCAGGGCAGAGCAAGTAAAGCTGAGCGGGCTGAGGGCTGTAATGCATCAGATTGCAGCCACGACTCCCGAGCTAAAGAGGAGGCTGAATTTGATGCCGAGAATGATGTTGATCGCGCCGATGATGGATATGATCAGGAATCAGAAGTGACACCCAAGAGGTGGGCTGTTGCTCAGCTGGAAGAGCTGTCACAAACTTCTGAGTTCATGgaattaaaagcagaagaacTGTACAGCTCAGTGCCCACAGTTTTAGGTGTTATGAGTAGTTGGAATGAAG ATGCCCTGCCTCGCCTGCGGTTCAAGTGCCCCTTCTGCACGCACACGGTGAAGCGCCGCGCCGACCTGAAGCGCCACCTGCGGTGCCACACGGGCGAGCGGCCGTACCCATGTGAGGCATGCGGGAAGAGGTTCACCCGGCTGGAGCACCTGCGGAACCACTTCCAAACG ATACATCAAGCCGGCAAACTCATCTGCAGGAAGTGCAAGCGCCAGGTGAGCGAGCAGACGGGCTGCGTTGTGCAGCAGGGAACGCGGCGCTACAGGCTGTGCCACAAATGTGTGACAGCGACCAGCCCTGAGGGCAGCCCCGAAGGAGCGGGCGCAGAACACGGCCCTGCCAGCGCCGGGGGGAGCAAACATTCCAGGTGGGCTTTGGAGGAGGATCAGAGGTCGGATGGTGACGCAGTGGAGGAGGAGCCGTATGATCTGGTTGTGCGCCGTGGTGCCGATGGCGCTGCAGGCGAGGCGGATGAAAAGATGAAACCAAATCTTAGGTAG
- the ZBTB8OS gene encoding protein archease → MAGGERDYGLTEEQKAVKAKYPPVTKKYEYLDHTADVQLHAWGDTLEEAFEQCVMAMFGYMTDTETVEPLDTVEVEAEGHDMLSLLFHFLDEWLYKFSANEFFIPREVKVLYIDRMQFKIRSIGWGEEFSLPKHPQGTEVKAITYSAMQICEEEQPEVFVIIDI, encoded by the exons ATGGCAGGCGGCGAGCGGGACTACGGCCTgacggaggagcagaaggctGTCAAAGCCAAGTACCCACCGGTCACCAAGAAGTACGAAT ATTTGGATCACACAGCAGATGTGCA GCTACACGCATGGGGAGACACTTTGGAAGAAGCATTTGAGCAGTGCGTCATGGCCATGTTTGGCTACATGACTGATACAGAGACTGTGGAACCTCTGGATACTGTTGAAGTAGAAGCAGAAG GACATGATATGTTGtcccttctcttccacttcTTGGATGAGTGGCTGTATAAATTCAGTGCTAATGAGTTCTTTATACCCAGG gaGGTGAAAGTGCTTTACATTGACCGAATGCAATTCAAAATAAGATCAATTGG GTGGGGAGAAGAGTTCTCTTTACCAAAACACCCCCAG GGCACAGAGGTCAAAGCCATAACTTACTCAGCAATGCAGATCTGTGAAGAAGAACAGCCAGAAGTCTTTGTCATCATTGATATTTAA
- the RBBP4 gene encoding histone-binding protein RBBP4 isoform X2 has translation MADKEAFDDAVEERVINEEYKIWKKNTPFLYDLVMTHALEWPSLTAQWLPDVTRPEGKDFSIHRLVLGTHTSDEQNHLVIASVQLPNDDAQFDASHYDSEKGEFGGFGSVSGKIEIEIKINHEGEVNRARYMPQNPCIIATKTPSSDVLVFDYTKHPSKPDPSGECNPDLRLRGHQKEGYGLSWNPNLSGHLLSASDDHTICLWDISAVPKEGKVVDAKTIFTGHTAVVEDVSWHLLHESLFGSVADDQKLMIWDTRSNNTSKPSHSVDAHTAEVNCLSFNPYSEFILATGSADKTVALWDLRNLKLKLHSFESHKDEIFQVQWSPHNETILASSGTDRRLNVWDLSKIGEEQSPEDAEDGPPELLFIHGGHTAKISDFSWNPNEPWVICSVSEDNIMQVWQMAENIYNDEDPEGSVDPEGQGS, from the exons ATGGCGGACAAGGAAG CCTTCGATGACGCCGTCGAAGAACGTGTGATCAACGAGGAGTacaaaatatggaaaaagaaCACACCCTTCTTGTACGACTTGGTAATGACCCACGCTCTGGAGTGGCCCAGCCTGACTGCTCAGTGGCTTCCTGATGTGACGAG GCCTGAGGGCAAAGATTTCAGCATTCACCGGTTGGTCCTGGGGACTCACACTTCAGATGAACAAAACCATCTCGTGATAGCAAGTGTGCAGCTGCCTAATGATGATGCACAGTTTGATGCCTCACACTACGACAGTGAGAAAGGAG agttTGGAGGCTTTGGGTCTGTTAGCGGAAAAATTGAGATTGAAATCAAGATAAATCATGAGGGAGAAGTGAACAGAGCACGTTACATGCCACAGAACCCCTGCATCATTGCCACAAAGACTCCATCCAGTGACGTCCTCGTCTTCGATTACACCAAACATCCTTCTAAGCCAG ACCCGTCTGGAGAGTGCAACCCGGATCTGCGTCTGCGTGGGCACCAGAAGGAAGGCTATGGGCTGTCGTGGAACCCAAACCTGAGCGGGCATTTGCTCAGTGCTTCTGATGATCAT accatTTGCTTGTGGGATATAAGTGCTGTTCCAAAAGAAGGTAAAGTGGTGGATGCAAAGACCATCTTCACGGGGCACACAGCTGTAGTGGAAGATGTCTCCTGGCACCTGCTCCACGAATCTCTTTTTGGATCCGTTGCTGATGATCAGAAGCTCATGAT ctgGGACACGCGGTCGAACAACACCTCCAAACCCAGCCATTCCGTGGATGCTCACACAGCTGAAGTCAACTGCCTCTCTTTCAATCCCTACAGCGAGTTCATCCTGGCTACGGGATCAGCTGATAAG ACTGTTGCGCTGTGGGACTTGAGGAACCTGAAGCTGAAGTTGCACTCCTTTGAATCACataaagatgaaatatttcag GTTCAGTGGTCGCCCCACAATGAAACCATATTGGCCTCCAGTGGCACCGACCGCCGGCTGAACGTCTGGGACTTGAG taaAATCGGAGAAGAGCAGTCCCCCGAGGATGCTGAGGATGGTCCCCCAGAACTGCTG TTCATTCATGGTGGTCACACTGCAAAGATCTCCGACTTCTCCTGGAATCCCAACGAGCCCTGGGTGATCTGTTCTGTATCAGAAGACAACATCATGCAAGTGTGGCAGATG GCAGAGAACATATATAATGATGAAGACCCAGAAGGAAGCGTGGATCCAGAAGGTCAAGGATCTTAG
- the LOC125704001 gene encoding zinc finger and BTB domain-containing protein 8A-like isoform X2, which translates to MVQRGTFWRSLIGMEISSHQFQLLEQLNEQRKQDLFCDCSILVEGKVFKAHRNVLFASSGYFKMLLSQSSKDTSQPTVATFEVFSPETFMVILDFVYSGVLPLTGQNVIEVMSAASYLQMTDILNVCKTFIKSSLDINEKEKDHYLGLSAKSTNGEPAHASLYRSRRKAKSNPRRSYSIPDEKADVVNENSWSSYSTYLSSQVILQRAETQLSKRGRKQGSARKRRKHLGLSQTREFVQGRASKAERAEGCNASDCSHDSRAKEEAEFDAENDVDRADDGYDQESEVTPKRWAVAQLEELSQTSEFMELKAEELYSSVPTVLGVMSSWNEDALPRLRFKCPFCTHTVKRRADLKRHLRCHTGERPYPCEACGKRFTRLEHLRNHFQTIHQAGKLICRKCKRQVSEQTGCVVQQGTRRYRLCHKCVTATSPEGSPEGAGAEHGPASAGGSKHSRWALEEDQRSDGDAVEEEPYDLVVRRGADGAAGEADEKMKPNLR; encoded by the exons ATGGTGCAGAG AGGAACCTTCTGGCGCTCCCTTATTGGAATGGAGATTTCTTCCCACCAGTTTCAGCTCCTGGAGCAGCTGAATGAACAACGGAAGCAGGACTTGTTCTGCGACTGCAGCATCCTGGTGGAGGGGAAGGTGTTCAAAGCACACCGAAATGTGCTGTTTGCCAGCAGCGGGTACTTCAAGATGCTCCTTTCGCAGAGCTCCAAGGACACCAGCCAGCCCACCGTAGCCACCTTCGAGGTCTTCTCTCCAGAGACGTTTATGGTTATCCTGGACTTTGTGTACTCAGGAGTATTGCCCCTAACGGGTCAAAACGTGATAGAGGTCATGTCGGCAGCCAGCTACCTGCAGATGACAGACATCCTTAATGTCTGTAAGACGTTCATTAAGTCGTCTCTGGATATTAATGAGAAGGAGAAGGATCACTACCTGGGCCTCTCAGCCAAAAGCACAAACGGTGAACCTGCTCACGCATCGCTTTATCGCTcaaggaggaaagcaaagagcaacCCGAGGCGCTCCTATTCCATTCCAGATGAAAAGGCAGACGTGGTGAATGAGAATTCCTGGAGCAGTTACAGCACTTATCTGTCCTCACAGGTGATCCTTCAGCGGGCGGAAACGCAGCTCTCAAAGAGGGGCAGAAAGCAGGGCTCGGCCAGGAAGCGGCGGAAGCACTTGGGGCTGTCACAGACACGAGAATTTGTGCAGGGCAGAGCAAGTAAAGCTGAGCGGGCTGAGGGCTGTAATGCATCAGATTGCAGCCACGACTCCCGAGCTAAAGAGGAGGCTGAATTTGATGCCGAGAATGATGTTGATCGCGCCGATGATGGATATGATCAGGAATCAGAAGTGACACCCAAGAGGTGGGCTGTTGCTCAGCTGGAAGAGCTGTCACAAACTTCTGAGTTCATGgaattaaaagcagaagaacTGTACAGCTCAGTGCCCACAGTTTTAGGTGTTATGAGTAGTTGGAATGAAG ATGCCCTGCCTCGCCTGCGGTTCAAGTGCCCCTTCTGCACGCACACGGTGAAGCGCCGCGCCGACCTGAAGCGCCACCTGCGGTGCCACACGGGCGAGCGGCCGTACCCATGTGAGGCATGCGGGAAGAGGTTCACCCGGCTGGAGCACCTGCGGAACCACTTCCAAACG ATACATCAAGCCGGCAAACTCATCTGCAGGAAGTGCAAGCGCCAGGTGAGCGAGCAGACGGGCTGCGTTGTGCAGCAGGGAACGCGGCGCTACAGGCTGTGCCACAAATGTGTGACAGCGACCAGCCCTGAGGGCAGCCCCGAAGGAGCGGGCGCAGAACACGGCCCTGCCAGCGCCGGGGGGAGCAAACATTCCAGGTGGGCTTTGGAGGAGGATCAGAGGTCGGATGGTGACGCAGTGGAGGAGGAGCCGTATGATCTGGTTGTGCGCCGTGGTGCCGATGGCGCTGCAGGCGAGGCGGATGAAAAGATGAAACCAAATCTTAGGTAG